The Poseidonibacter lekithochrous region ATAAAACTCTTGTTTTCTAGGAAACTATTTGTTTTTTTATTCAAAGAAATAGATAATATTCCTACTAAAGAAATAGTAAACCCCATACCAATACTCATAGAAATAGCTGCTAATACTCCTAATAAATACTGTTTTAACATAATACAAAAAAGTACAATAGTCATAACTCCAGGACAGGGAACTACTCCTGCACTAAAAGCAAGTGCATATTTACTTTTGTTTTTTTGAAGTTTTTGTTCTTTGTGTTTTCTTGAGAGGTAAGAAGATGTAATTATATAAAATCCTACTAGTATAATCATAGCTGCACTTATTTGCATAGTTATTTTAGAATAGTAATTAAAGTTTTGTCGAAACATCGATTCTAAAATAAAATATATTCCAAATGTTAAAACAAGTGCTGAAATAGCATGAATTATAGATATTAAATAACCTAAAGAAAAGGCTTGAGAATAGGCATTTTTAGAAGTTGAAAAATAAAAAGCAACTAATGCTTTTCCATGTCCTGGTCCTGCTGCGTGAATAAGTCCATATAAAAAAGCTATACTTAAAACAAGTAAGGAAGCTGATAAGGTATTTTCGTCATTTATACTTCTTATTGTTGATGAGATATAACTGTTTATTTGAAATTGATATTGGATTATTTGTTTGATGAATTCATCATAAAAGTTCATGTTATTTTACTCCAAAGATAGTTGTTTTTAATTTATTTTGTTTTTCTTTTTTTATTCCATTTATTTTTATATACTCTTTTTCAATCATCATTCCTACAAATAAATTTTCATCAAAAAAATCAATTTTCAAGTTTTTTAAATCTATGTTGTTTTGAATATCAAAACTATAAATTAGACGATTGTCTTTAATAGATGCTTTAAATATTTTAGGTTCTATTCTTAGTTCTTTTTTATTTGAGTTAACACTCATGTAAAAGTTTTGTTTTTCAAGTGAGACAAAATAACTATCATAAATATAACTATTTTCATCTTTTTCAAACTTTCCATTTGCATTTTTATCAAGCTCCATAATTAACATCATTGATGTCATTTCATCCAGAGTCCATTTGATATTGAATTTTTTTATTTTCTCATCTTTTATTTCAATTGTTGGTTCAACTTCAATAAAAGTATGAGGGTGAGCAAAGGCTTTTGTACTTATTAAAAATATAAAAAATATTGTGATGAAATATTTCATTTCAAACCTAAATAAAAATCTCTGCATTACTTACAATACATTTGCCACCGTACTTTTTAATAAAGCTTTTTATTTCATCTTTTATAGTAAAAAATTTATCTTGAGTACAAACTGTAAATATATAATTGTTTGAGAAAACATCAGTAATATCGTCACTTGATTTAAGACCATGCCCTCCACAACCTTCTATATCTTTTATAAGAGTATATGCTGTAATACTATTCTTTTTAAAAAGTTCAAGTAATCTATTTGTATATGTTGATTCTATTATGATTTCTATTTTTTTCATGTTCTAACTCCAAAATGTGTTTATGATGTAATAATATAAAGGGATTCCTATCGTGATATTAAAAGGAAAAGTAACTGCCAAACTCAAAGGTAAATACAACCCTGGATTAGCTTGTGGTACTGATAATCGCATAGCAGCTGGAACTGCTATATATGAGGCTGAACCACTTAAAAGTGCTAAAAGAAATGCATCACCTTTTGAAAGTCCAAAAAAGGAAGCTAAAGCTATAGCAATACTTGCGTTAACTACTGGCATAATAAGTGCAAAACTTATTAAAAATAGTCCTGCTTTTTTAAGTTCATATATTTTCCTAGCTGAAACTAATCCCATATCTAAAAGGAAAAAGGCTAAAAACCCTTTGAATAATGTACCAAAAAGTGGCTCCATTGAATGCCAACCTTTCTGCCCTGTACTCATACCAATAATAAGTGCTCCCATAAGTAGAAAAACAGAAGGGTTTAAAAAAGCTTCTTTTAAAATCTCATTCCATTTTGTTTTTTCATCACTTGATTCTTTTGTAAATATTGCTGCAAATACAAGTCCTATTACAATAGCAGGTGATTCCATTAGAGTCATAGCTGCAACCATATATCCACCATATTCTATATTTATAGTTTGTAAGTAGGTAATTCCCGTGATAAAAGTAACTGCACTAATTGAACCAAAAGTAGAAGCAATGGCTACAGAATTATAGGTATCAAGTTTAGTTTTTAGTATAAAGTAACTATAAATAGGAACTAAAATAGCCATAAAAACAGCAAGCCCTAATGCTTTTAAAACATCAAAACTAAGCCCACTTTTTGATAACTCATATCCTCCATGTAAACCAATAGCAATAAGTAAATACAATGAAAATAGTTTTGGTAGGGGTTGTGGTATAGTTAAATCAGATTTTAAAAATACAGCTAACATTCCTAAGAAAAAGAATAATATAGGTGGGTTTAAAATATTTTGTAAAACTAAATCTAAACTCATCTTATTAAATATTTTCCGTATGTTCTTTTTTTGTAACTTCTTCTAAATAAGGTCTAAAAAAACAAGATTTAGCCCCAGTATGACATGCTGAGCCTCCAATTTGTTCTACTGTAGTAAGAATAGTGTCATAATCACAGTCTACTTTTAAATCAATTAGTTTTTGTATATGTCCACTGCTTTCACCTTTTTTCCATATTCTATTTTTACTTCTTGAAAAGTAGTGAACAATTTTTGTTTCAACAGTTAGGTCTAGAGCTTCTTGATTCATATAACCAAGCATAAGTATTTCGTTTGTTCCATGCTCTTGTGTAATAACTGGAACTAAACCATTAGATTTTTTAAAATCAATATTCATATTTTATCCTTTTGCGACTAAGTTGCATTTTGGTATCATAGCAAATCACTTTTAAATGCAACTTAGTTGCAAATGATAATACAAAAAAGGATTTTAATAATATGAACAGTTTTATAATAAACTCACCACTTGATATGCATCTTCATTTAAGGGACGATGATATGCTAAAACTTGTAGGACCATTTACTTCAAGACATTTTTCAGGGGCACTTATAATGCCAAATTTACTTCCTCCTCTTACTACAAAAGAAGCTTTATTAGCATATAAAAATAGAATCAAAGAAGCATGTAAAGACGATGAGTTTGAGCCTTATGTAACAATATTTTTTCAAGTGGATTATTCTTATGAGTTTTTAATAGATATAAAAGATGAGATAATCGCAGTTAAGCTTTATCCATTTGGAGTAACTACAAATTCTGAGACTGGTGTATCATCTATGGATGTAGAAGTTTTAAGACCAACATTAGAATCAATGTCTAAACTTGGTATTCCTGTATGTATACATGGAGAAACAAAAGGTTTTGTAATGGATAGAGAAAAAGAATTTCTACCTATATATGAATCTTTGGCTATTAATTTTCCAGATTTAAAAATCATAATGGAACATATTTCAAGTAAAGAATCAATTGAATTACTTAAAAAATATGACAATCTTTATGCAACTCTTACTGTTCATCATTTGATGTTGACTTTAGATGATGTAACAGGTGGTATGCTAAATCCCCATGCATTTTGTAAACCAATAGTTAAAAGACCTGAGGATAAAAAAGCTTTACAAGAATTAGCTTTAAATGCATATCCTAAAGTAATGTTTGGTTCAGACTCTGCACCACATAGAAAAGAAACAAAAGAGTGTGATGATGGAGCTGCGGGAATATTCTCATCTTCTATTGCTTTACAAGCATTAACACAACTTTTTGATGAGAATGGAAAACTAGATAATTTAAATGCTTTTATAAGTTTAAATGCACAAAAAATCTATGGATTAAAACCTATTAATAAAAGTATAAAACTAATAAAAAAAGATTTTGTAGTTCCATCGCAATATTCTTACAAGGAAGAGAGAGTTGTTCCACTATTTGCAGAACAAACCTTATCATGGAGTATTAATACTTAGTAAATTAATTTGTATCCAATTCCATATTCATTTTGAATAAGATCTTTTGGTATTTTTTTTCTTAAGTTTTTAATAGTGGTTTTTAATGCTTCATTTTTATCTTCATTAAAATCATTCCAAAGTTCTAAACTTAAATCATCATAGCTTAGGATTCTATTTATGTTTTTTATAAAAGTTTGAAATAGTTTATTTTCATTTGGAGTTAAAGTCACTATATTAGAATTGTGCTTTAGCTCACTTTTTTCTACATTCCAAAAATAATTATCACTGAAATGAAAATTATTCTCATTTATTACTTTAAAGTCAGTTATCTCTTTTTTTAAAAGTAAAATAGTTTCTTCTAAATCTTTTCTATTAAGAGGTTTTATAAGATATTTTGTTAGTTTTAAACTAGTTGATTGTAATACTGTATCTATATCAGATTTTGCTGTTAGCATTACTGCTTTTGTATTATGATCCTTTTCCCTTATCTTTTTTAATAGATTAAGTCCATTCATTTTAGGAAGATTTACATCAATAAATATAATATCAGGTCTTTTATCTAGGTAAAGAACATATCCATCTTCTGCATTGAATACTGAATCTACATGTTTAAAATATCTTTTAAGTCTAGCTGTGACTCTTTGATTGATTTCTTTATCATCCTCTATGAATAGAACTTTGTAATCTAA contains the following coding sequences:
- a CDS encoding nickel/cobalt transporter codes for the protein MNFYDEFIKQIIQYQFQINSYISSTIRSINDENTLSASLLVLSIAFLYGLIHAAGPGHGKALVAFYFSTSKNAYSQAFSLGYLISIIHAISALVLTFGIYFILESMFRQNFNYYSKITMQISAAMIILVGFYIITSSYLSRKHKEQKLQKNKSKYALAFSAGVVPCPGVMTIVLFCIMLKQYLLGVLAAISMSIGMGFTISLVGILSISLNKKTNSFLENKSFILEILGGILILLLGTLLLYINY
- a CDS encoding DUF1007 family protein, translated to MKYFITIFFIFLISTKAFAHPHTFIEVEPTIEIKDEKIKKFNIKWTLDEMTSMMLIMELDKNANGKFEKDENSYIYDSYFVSLEKQNFYMSVNSNKKELRIEPKIFKASIKDNRLIYSFDIQNNIDLKNLKIDFFDENLFVGMMIEKEYIKINGIKKEKQNKLKTTIFGVK
- a CDS encoding P-II family nitrogen regulator, which produces MKKIEIIIESTYTNRLLELFKKNSITAYTLIKDIEGCGGHGLKSSDDITDVFSNNYIFTVCTQDKFFTIKDEIKSFIKKYGGKCIVSNAEIFI
- a CDS encoding sodium-dependent bicarbonate transport family permease translates to MSLDLVLQNILNPPILFFFLGMLAVFLKSDLTIPQPLPKLFSLYLLIAIGLHGGYELSKSGLSFDVLKALGLAVFMAILVPIYSYFILKTKLDTYNSVAIASTFGSISAVTFITGITYLQTINIEYGGYMVAAMTLMESPAIVIGLVFAAIFTKESSDEKTKWNEILKEAFLNPSVFLLMGALIIGMSTGQKGWHSMEPLFGTLFKGFLAFFLLDMGLVSARKIYELKKAGLFLISFALIMPVVNASIAIALASFFGLSKGDAFLLALLSGSASYIAVPAAMRLSVPQANPGLYLPLSLAVTFPFNITIGIPLYYYIINTFWS
- the hisI gene encoding phosphoribosyl-AMP cyclohydrolase, yielding MNIDFKKSNGLVPVITQEHGTNEILMLGYMNQEALDLTVETKIVHYFSRSKNRIWKKGESSGHIQKLIDLKVDCDYDTILTTVEQIGGSACHTGAKSCFFRPYLEEVTKKEHTENI
- the pyrC gene encoding dihydroorotase; this translates as MNSFIINSPLDMHLHLRDDDMLKLVGPFTSRHFSGALIMPNLLPPLTTKEALLAYKNRIKEACKDDEFEPYVTIFFQVDYSYEFLIDIKDEIIAVKLYPFGVTTNSETGVSSMDVEVLRPTLESMSKLGIPVCIHGETKGFVMDREKEFLPIYESLAINFPDLKIIMEHISSKESIELLKKYDNLYATLTVHHLMLTLDDVTGGMLNPHAFCKPIVKRPEDKKALQELALNAYPKVMFGSDSAPHRKETKECDDGAAGIFSSSIALQALTQLFDENGKLDNLNAFISLNAQKIYGLKPINKSIKLIKKDFVVPSQYSYKEERVVPLFAEQTLSWSINT
- a CDS encoding response regulator transcription factor: MDNELLDYKVLFIEDDKEINQRVTARLKRYFKHVDSVFNAEDGYVLYLDKRPDIIFIDVNLPKMNGLNLLKKIREKDHNTKAVMLTAKSDIDTVLQSTSLKLTKYLIKPLNRKDLEETILLLKKEITDFKVINENNFHFSDNYFWNVEKSELKHNSNIVTLTPNENKLFQTFIKNINRILSYDDLSLELWNDFNEDKNEALKTTIKNLRKKIPKDLIQNEYGIGYKLIY